In Desulfoferula mesophila, the genomic window CGTTTGTGCGAAGGGCTTGAGGTTGAGCTGGATGACGGGTTAAAACAAGCCTTGGACCCCGGCCGGGCGGTGGACCGCAGGATCTCTCCTGGCGGCACTGCCAGGCAAAACGTTGAAGCAGCCCTCAAGGAGGCGAGGAAGCGGTTATGGCCATAAGGCTTAGAGCAGTAGCGCTAGTATTGGTTATTTCGGCGGCGATGTTTGCCGTTGCCTGCGGGGTGAAGTCCAACCCCATTCCCTCCTCGCTCCTGGTGCCCGCTCCTCCCTCTAGCGTGGCGCTCAAGTCCACCGCCGAGGGCATGCTCATCAGCTTCAACGTGCCTTCCGCCAAGGACGCCTCGCGGGCCATCGAGGACATAAAAATCTACTATGGCTATCTGCCCCTGACCGGCGACCCGGCCTGCCCGCCGTGCCCGCCGCGCTTGCGCAAGTTCTATGACTTCACCTTGGCCAAGGGCAAAAGCAAGGTGGACCCCATGGAGGGCGGCCGCTTCTCATATCTGGACACCGCCGCTCCCATGAACATGGAAGCGGTGTACCAGGTGGTGCTCACCGACGGCGCGGGCCGGGAGAGCAAGCCTTCACACCTGGCGCGCATGCCCCGCCTGGTGCCGGCCGGCGCGCCTCTCAACCTGAAGGCCACCTCCGGGGATCAAGAGGTCATTCTGGCCTGGGACGCGGTCCGGGCCTCGGTCAATGGCAAGACCCTCACCGACATCTCCGGCTATATCGTGGTGCGCAAGGGCCCCGACGGCACCAAGCAGCTCAACGAGCGCCCCTTGACCGTGCCCATGCTCAAGGACCAGACCGTCAACAACGGCAAGGACTACTCCTACCAGGTCTTCGCCACCCGCGCCTACCGCGACCACAACCTGCCCGGCCAGGGCAGCCAGTGGGTCAAGGCCGCGCCCAAGGACATGCAGCCGCCGGCGCCGCCCAGCGATCTGGCCGGAGCCAGCACCGCAGAGGGCATCTACCTGCGCTTCACCCCCAGCCCGGACGTCGACGTGGCCGGATACAACGTCTATCGCAAGACCAAGGGCGGGCAGTGGAGCAAGCTCAACGCTTCCTTGCTGGTGGAGAACGTTTACATCGACAAGGGCGTGAAGCCTGAGAAGACTTATTACTACCGGGTGCAGGCCCAGGACGAAGCCGGCAACCTCAGCCAGTTCAGCGAGGAGATGGATATAGTCCATCTTCCCTAGTCCAGGTGGGGTTGGGCTTGACAAAAGCAAAACTTTAAGCATATTTATGAATATTGACCATCTGTATACGATGGTCGCGCCGCGACCCCGTCTCTCGGGGCGCGGCCCAGATCTGAAAGCGGCGGTAGAAGCATGGCACCGAACCGGAATAAAATGAAACCTAAAGCCGGGGGCCGGCGAAAAAAGGCCTCATGCTTTCGGTTGCCGGAAAACGGGCGCCCGCCGCGCCGCGACTGAGCCTGGGCCTTCCCGGCCCTGATCCCATACAAGACGGCGGCCCCTTGACCAACAACACCAGCATTGTGCGGCTGTTAGACTATGCATCATTTTAGCTACAAGAATGGCGAGCTCTACGCCGAGGACGTGCCTCTGAGCCAGATCGCCCAAGAGGTGGGCACCCCGGTCTACGTGTATTCCCAGGCCACCCTGGAGCGGCACTTCAAGGCCTTTGACCAGGCCTTCGAGGGCCTGGAGCACCTGGTGTGCTTCGCGGTGAAGGCCAACAGCTCTCAGGCGGTGGTGGCCACCATGGCCCACTTGGGCGCCGGAGCGGACATCGTGAGCGGCGGCGAGCTTTATCGCAGCATGGCCGCGGGCGTGCCCGCCGAGCGCATTGTTTACTCCGGGGTGGGCAAGAGCGAGGCCGAGATGGCCGCCGCCTTGGACGCGGGCATCCTCATGTTCAACGTGGAGAGCGCCCAGGAGCTCGCGGTGCTCGACCAGGTGGCCGGGCGCCTGGGCAAGAAGGCCCCGGTGAGCCTCAGGGTGAACCCCGACGTGGATGCCCAGACCCACCCCAAGATCACCACCGGCCTGTCCAAGAACAAGTTCGGCCTGGACATAGAGCTGGCCTTCAAGCAGTACCAGGACGCGGCCAAGCTGCCCAACGTGGAGCTCAAGGGCGTCTCCTGCCACATCGGCAGCCAGTTGACCAAGGTGGAGCCCTTTGCCGACGCCCTGGAGCGGGTGGGGGTGCTCATCGGCCGGCTGCGCGGCGCGGGCATTGAGCTGGAGCTGTTGGACCTGGGCGGCGGCCTGGGCATCTCCTATGACCAGGAAGAACCCCCCAGCCCGGCCCAGTACGCGGCGGCCCTCAAGGAGCAGGCGGGACGCCTGGGCCTGAAGCTGGTGTTGGAGCCGGGGCGGGTCATCGTGGGCAACGCGGGCATAATGTTGTGCCAGGTGCTGTTCACCAAGGACACCCCCGCCAAGCACTTCATCATCGTGGACGCGGGCATGAACGACCTGGTGCGCCCGGCCATGTACGACTCGTTCCAGGCCATCTGGCCGGTGACCGAAGACCCGGAGCGCCCCCAAGTGGTCAGTGACGTGGTGGGGCCCATCTGCGAGACCGGCGACTTTTTGGCCCGGGATCGCCAGCTGCCCGACATGGGCCGAGGCGAATTGATGGCGGTGATGAGCGCCGGGGCCTACGGTTTTTCCATGGCCAGCACCTACAACTCCCGCCCCCGGGTGGCCGAGGTCATGGTCAGCGGGGACCGGTGGTCGGTGGTGCGCCGCCGTGAGACTACCGAGGAACTCATGCGCGGCGAAAGCCTGCCCGAGTGGATGGACTAGGGGCCCCGACGGGGGCCCTTAACTTATTTATTCAGATAGGAACACCATGGATTCGGCACAAATAAAGCGTCTGGAGGCCTTGGCGGGGATCGATCTGGTCAAGATGACCGGCACGGGCAACGACTTCATTCTGGTGGACAACCGCAAAGCCGGGGTGACCCGGGAGTTGATGTCCGATCTGGCCCTGGGGCTTTGCCAACGTCGGCGTTCGGTGGGGGCCGACGGCATGATCTTTCTGGAGCCCAGCAACCGGGTGGACCCTGTGCGGGGCACCGTGGATTGG contains:
- the lysA gene encoding diaminopimelate decarboxylase, whose product is MHHFSYKNGELYAEDVPLSQIAQEVGTPVYVYSQATLERHFKAFDQAFEGLEHLVCFAVKANSSQAVVATMAHLGAGADIVSGGELYRSMAAGVPAERIVYSGVGKSEAEMAAALDAGILMFNVESAQELAVLDQVAGRLGKKAPVSLRVNPDVDAQTHPKITTGLSKNKFGLDIELAFKQYQDAAKLPNVELKGVSCHIGSQLTKVEPFADALERVGVLIGRLRGAGIELELLDLGGGLGISYDQEEPPSPAQYAAALKEQAGRLGLKLVLEPGRVIVGNAGIMLCQVLFTKDTPAKHFIIVDAGMNDLVRPAMYDSFQAIWPVTEDPERPQVVSDVVGPICETGDFLARDRQLPDMGRGELMAVMSAGAYGFSMASTYNSRPRVAEVMVSGDRWSVVRRRETTEELMRGESLPEWMD
- a CDS encoding fibronectin type III domain-containing protein gives rise to the protein MFAVACGVKSNPIPSSLLVPAPPSSVALKSTAEGMLISFNVPSAKDASRAIEDIKIYYGYLPLTGDPACPPCPPRLRKFYDFTLAKGKSKVDPMEGGRFSYLDTAAPMNMEAVYQVVLTDGAGRESKPSHLARMPRLVPAGAPLNLKATSGDQEVILAWDAVRASVNGKTLTDISGYIVVRKGPDGTKQLNERPLTVPMLKDQTVNNGKDYSYQVFATRAYRDHNLPGQGSQWVKAAPKDMQPPAPPSDLAGASTAEGIYLRFTPSPDVDVAGYNVYRKTKGGQWSKLNASLLVENVYIDKGVKPEKTYYYRVQAQDEAGNLSQFSEEMDIVHLP